A genomic region of Polyangiaceae bacterium contains the following coding sequences:
- a CDS encoding alpha-glucosidase produces the protein MIGIEVGTDTLRISLRGKLILEHSVARPFLMLAEGTPAVQMHRGNYNIAETVQNPIAAGPWVLHAATTDDVLIEFPNIARVRIFLQNDGALFIELSGTLKRYNRLRMSLVATQNEHIYGGGEQFSTLDLRGKKLPIWVQEKGIGRGKDLISVLANLHSKSGGSWDTTYFAQPTFVTAGGLSCHVESGAYQELDFRFPDRHGIYVWGIPTRIRIDVGDMPDLLSRLSAYLGRQPELPSWSYDGLWLGLQGGREAVSTKLRRAREAGIKVAAIWARDWEGGRPTDFGSHVFWNYHYDAILYPDLPAYIERLRETNVRFLGYINPMLVPEGDMYQYGRAKGYLVKDAQGNVLHADFTTFPAGIIDFDNPDARRWFKSVIRQNMIDIGMSGWMAEFGEALPLDAVLATGRKGIDAHNDYPMMWARVNREAVEEANALGEIAFFMRAGYSGSSRHATGHWAGNQLVNWSYDDGFATVIPAALSLGFCGIGHHHADIGGYATVAWIKRSKELLLRWCEQAAFSPIMRTHEGNQPGRNWQFDSDAETLAHFAHMTQMYVRLGPYHREVGKQYAQTGLPPMRHPCLHDLADETLHSLQYQYLYGPDLMVAPVLKPGQNEWRVYLPKDSWVHLWTGRGYDAGWHVVPAPIGKPPVFFREGSKFRPLFEAMRKIR, from the coding sequence ATGATTGGGATCGAAGTCGGAACGGACACGCTACGGATTTCGCTTCGAGGAAAGCTGATTCTCGAGCATTCGGTCGCGCGGCCGTTCCTCATGCTGGCCGAAGGTACGCCGGCGGTGCAGATGCACCGTGGCAATTACAACATTGCCGAGACGGTGCAAAATCCCATAGCAGCCGGGCCATGGGTTCTGCACGCGGCCACGACCGACGATGTGCTCATCGAGTTTCCGAACATCGCTCGCGTGCGCATTTTTCTTCAAAATGACGGCGCTCTTTTCATCGAGTTATCGGGCACGCTGAAGCGATACAATCGATTGCGCATGTCGCTCGTGGCAACCCAAAACGAACACATCTACGGCGGCGGCGAGCAATTTTCAACGCTGGATTTGCGTGGCAAGAAGCTGCCCATTTGGGTGCAAGAAAAGGGCATCGGGCGGGGCAAGGACCTCATTTCGGTCTTGGCCAATTTGCATTCGAAATCCGGCGGCAGTTGGGATACGACCTATTTTGCGCAGCCGACGTTCGTCACGGCCGGCGGTTTGTCGTGTCATGTCGAATCGGGCGCTTATCAAGAGCTGGATTTTCGATTTCCTGACCGCCATGGCATTTACGTATGGGGTATTCCCACGCGCATTCGAATCGACGTAGGGGACATGCCCGACCTATTGTCGCGTTTGTCCGCGTACCTTGGAAGGCAACCCGAGCTGCCATCGTGGAGTTACGATGGATTGTGGCTGGGTTTGCAAGGTGGGCGGGAGGCCGTTTCGACGAAGTTGCGTCGCGCGCGCGAGGCGGGGATCAAGGTGGCTGCCATTTGGGCTCGCGATTGGGAGGGCGGTCGCCCGACGGATTTCGGCTCGCATGTATTCTGGAATTATCATTACGACGCCATCTTGTATCCAGATTTGCCGGCATACATCGAACGGTTGCGCGAAACCAACGTGCGTTTTCTGGGATACATCAACCCGATGCTCGTGCCCGAGGGTGACATGTATCAATATGGGCGCGCCAAAGGGTATTTGGTGAAGGACGCCCAAGGAAACGTGCTGCACGCCGATTTTACCACGTTTCCTGCAGGAATCATCGATTTCGACAATCCGGATGCGCGCCGCTGGTTCAAGAGCGTCATTCGGCAAAACATGATCGACATCGGCATGAGCGGCTGGATGGCCGAATTTGGTGAAGCATTGCCGCTCGATGCGGTGCTCGCGACCGGGCGTAAGGGAATCGACGCGCACAACGATTATCCGATGATGTGGGCGCGCGTGAATCGAGAAGCCGTGGAGGAAGCCAACGCACTTGGTGAAATCGCGTTTTTCATGCGTGCGGGTTATTCGGGAAGCTCGCGTCATGCCACGGGTCATTGGGCTGGCAATCAATTGGTCAATTGGAGCTACGATGACGGGTTTGCCACGGTCATCCCTGCTGCATTGAGCCTCGGGTTTTGCGGCATTGGCCATCACCATGCCGACATTGGCGGGTACGCGACCGTCGCGTGGATCAAGCGGTCGAAAGAGCTACTTTTGCGCTGGTGCGAGCAGGCGGCGTTTTCGCCCATCATGCGCACGCACGAAGGGAATCAGCCCGGCCGCAATTGGCAATTCGATTCGGATGCGGAGACGCTCGCGCACTTTGCGCACATGACGCAAATGTACGTGCGGCTCGGCCCGTACCATCGCGAGGTCGGCAAACAATACGCACAAACGGGCCTGCCGCCGATGCGCCACCCATGTTTGCACGATCTCGCGGACGAAACATTGCATTCGCTGCAATACCAATATCTTTATGGCCCGGACCTCATGGTCGCGCCGGTGTTGAAACCCGGTCAAAACGAATGGCGCGTCTATTTGCCCAAGGATTCGTGGGTGCATCTCTGGACGGGCCGCGGGTATGACGCTGGTTGGCACGTCGTTCCCGCACCGATAGGGAAACCGCCCGTATTTTTCCGCGAAGGATCCAAGTTCCGGCCGTTATTCGAAGCCATGCGCAAGATTCGCTGA
- a CDS encoding methyltransferase domain-containing protein: protein MQDASGSSGRFSTDATNRWELYRLLADPVRPRLLALAASEELGVGELSELLHEGQPKISRHAAALRDAGLLSARKQGTWTLLRLTPGVMADPVVADAVRSGTAACSADGTLGRIAEVISTRDAATREFFARGGRPLRAGPPLEFGAYLAALAPLLPHRALAVDVGTGDGALLELLSPLFDVVMGIDRAEAQISLAEERVRRRELDNVKLFLGEYDGPDVLRAVAEHGGADVVVAARVLHHAPKPARAMNALFHLAKPNGGSVCVIDYEAHDDLALCEKEADLWQGFDPETLRNLAEASGLSGITIRRLPRAWQGDGPDRNLVWQLLVGRRDEAQLACNEKETRKR from the coding sequence GTGCAAGACGCGTCGGGTTCGAGTGGTCGTTTTTCGACGGATGCGACCAATCGGTGGGAGCTGTACCGGCTCTTGGCGGATCCCGTGCGGCCGCGTCTTTTGGCGCTTGCGGCGTCCGAGGAGCTTGGAGTTGGCGAGCTTTCCGAGCTCTTGCACGAAGGACAGCCGAAGATTTCGCGGCACGCGGCGGCCCTTCGGGACGCAGGTCTTTTGTCAGCTCGAAAACAGGGGACGTGGACGCTGCTTCGGCTTACGCCTGGGGTGATGGCGGATCCAGTGGTAGCGGATGCGGTACGTTCGGGCACGGCTGCATGTTCGGCCGATGGCACGCTTGGTCGCATTGCGGAGGTCATATCGACGCGTGATGCGGCGACGCGCGAGTTTTTTGCGCGTGGCGGACGTCCTTTGAGGGCTGGTCCGCCGCTTGAATTTGGCGCGTATTTGGCCGCACTTGCGCCGCTATTGCCTCATCGAGCGTTGGCGGTCGACGTGGGCACGGGGGACGGCGCGCTGCTCGAGCTATTGTCGCCTTTATTCGATGTGGTGATGGGTATCGATCGGGCTGAAGCGCAGATATCGCTGGCCGAGGAACGTGTTCGTCGCCGGGAGCTCGACAATGTAAAGCTTTTTCTCGGTGAATACGACGGGCCGGACGTCTTGCGAGCCGTCGCCGAACATGGCGGAGCGGATGTCGTGGTGGCGGCGCGAGTCCTTCACCATGCGCCGAAGCCGGCGCGCGCGATGAATGCACTGTTCCATTTGGCCAAACCGAATGGTGGTTCGGTGTGCGTCATCGACTACGAGGCGCACGACGACTTGGCGCTTTGCGAGAAGGAAGCAGATTTGTGGCAGGGTTTCGACCCTGAAACGTTACGCAATTTGGCCGAGGCATCGGGGCTCTCGGGCATTACGATTCGCCGTTTACCTCGCGCTTGGCAAGGAGACGGCCCGGATAGAAACCTCGTCTGGCAGCTTTTGGTAGGCCGGCGCGACGAGGCACAATTGGCCTGCAACGAAAAAGAAACGAGGAAACGATGA
- a CDS encoding adenosylhomocysteinase has product MSAAPRYKVADMSLADWGRKEIRIAEKEMPGLMALRAEYGQQKPLKGARIAGCLHMTIQTAVLIETLRELGAEVTWTSCNIYSTQDHAAAAIAAAGVPVFAWKGETLEEYDWCIEQQIYAFEGGKGPNMLLDDGGDLTVMVHDKYQKLFEGDDPIRGLSEETTTGVNRLYEMHRKGLLRVPAFNVNNSVTKSKFDNLYGCRESLGDGIKRATDVMFAGKVAVVCGYGDVGKGCAQSLRGLGARVIITEVDPICALQAAMEGYEVRTMEAVASVGDIFVTATGCKDVIRGEHMLAMKDEAILCNIGHFDSEIQLSWLEKNPEIREENIKPQVDHFIFPDGKRLIVLARGRLVNLGCATGHPSFVMSTSFSNQVLAQLALWTEKYPIGVYLLPKKLDEKVAALHLGKLGVELTKLTQDQADYIGVPVDGPFKPENYRY; this is encoded by the coding sequence ATGAGCGCAGCACCCCGCTACAAAGTCGCTGACATGAGCCTTGCCGACTGGGGTCGGAAAGAAATCCGCATTGCCGAAAAGGAAATGCCGGGTCTCATGGCACTTCGCGCCGAATATGGTCAACAAAAGCCCCTGAAGGGCGCTCGAATTGCCGGCTGTTTGCACATGACCATTCAGACGGCGGTGCTCATCGAAACGCTTCGAGAGCTTGGCGCCGAGGTCACCTGGACGAGCTGCAACATTTATTCGACGCAGGATCACGCGGCTGCCGCCATTGCGGCCGCGGGTGTTCCCGTGTTCGCGTGGAAAGGCGAAACGCTCGAAGAGTACGATTGGTGCATCGAGCAGCAGATTTATGCATTCGAGGGCGGCAAAGGCCCGAACATGCTGCTCGACGACGGCGGCGACTTGACCGTCATGGTGCACGACAAATACCAAAAACTTTTCGAGGGCGACGACCCGATTCGGGGCCTGAGCGAAGAAACGACGACGGGTGTCAATCGCCTGTACGAAATGCATCGCAAAGGGCTGCTCCGCGTGCCCGCGTTCAACGTGAACAATTCCGTCACGAAGTCGAAATTCGACAACCTCTATGGCTGCCGCGAATCGCTCGGCGACGGCATCAAGCGCGCGACGGACGTGATGTTCGCCGGCAAAGTCGCCGTCGTGTGTGGTTATGGCGATGTCGGCAAGGGCTGCGCGCAATCGCTCCGCGGCCTCGGCGCGCGCGTCATCATTACGGAAGTCGATCCCATCTGCGCATTGCAAGCCGCAATGGAAGGCTACGAAGTGCGCACGATGGAAGCCGTTGCGTCCGTTGGTGACATTTTCGTCACCGCCACGGGATGCAAGGACGTCATCCGTGGCGAACACATGCTCGCGATGAAGGACGAGGCCATTCTCTGCAACATCGGCCATTTCGATTCCGAGATCCAGTTGAGCTGGCTCGAGAAGAACCCTGAAATCCGCGAAGAGAACATCAAGCCGCAGGTCGACCATTTCATCTTCCCCGATGGCAAGCGGCTCATCGTTCTTGCGCGCGGGCGCCTGGTGAACCTCGGTTGCGCAACGGGCCATCCGTCGTTCGTCATGTCCACGTCGTTCTCGAACCAGGTTCTCGCGCAACTTGCGCTCTGGACCGAGAAATACCCCATTGGCGTGTACCTGCTTCCGAAGAAGCTCGACGAAAAAGTCGCCGCATTGCACCTCGGCAAACTCGGCGTCGAGCTGACCAAGCTCACGCAGGACCAAGCCGATTACATTGGCGTGCCCGTCGACGGTCCCTTCAAGCCCGAAAACTACCGGTACTGA
- a CDS encoding class I SAM-dependent methyltransferase has protein sequence MSNIVERILSENNEFEGAKHLVEIEGLSDPKVCNFLNRLVAAMPADQKYLEIGTFKGLTLCSAAYGNKGKHCIACDKFRFWNKYTGWGFAARAAFYRNVERYKENSATVEFHDMKSLTMFRKGLVRGPIGVYFYDGDHSYAATRDNILAAAPLLANPAILLVDDWRDPIIQKSTRDAIQQAGLRIDWERWLGQGTTSGRNFWNGLGVFILSKP, from the coding sequence ATGTCCAACATCGTCGAACGAATCCTCAGCGAGAACAACGAGTTCGAAGGTGCAAAACACCTCGTCGAGATCGAGGGGTTATCCGATCCCAAAGTCTGCAACTTCCTGAACCGCCTCGTCGCGGCCATGCCCGCCGATCAAAAATATCTCGAGATCGGCACGTTCAAAGGTTTGACGCTTTGCTCCGCTGCCTACGGCAACAAAGGAAAGCATTGCATTGCGTGTGACAAATTTCGCTTTTGGAACAAGTACACAGGCTGGGGCTTTGCCGCTCGAGCTGCCTTTTATCGTAATGTCGAACGGTACAAGGAGAATTCCGCCACCGTCGAATTTCACGATATGAAATCGCTCACCATGTTCCGTAAAGGGTTGGTGCGCGGTCCCATTGGAGTGTATTTTTACGATGGGGATCATAGCTACGCCGCAACGCGCGACAACATTCTTGCCGCTGCGCCGTTGCTCGCGAATCCCGCAATTTTGCTCGTCGATGATTGGAGAGATCCGATCATTCAGAAGAGTACGCGCGACGCCATTCAACAAGCCGGATTGCGTATCGACTGGGAACGATGGCTCGGCCAAGGCACGACGTCGGGACGCAATTTCTGGAATGGCCTTGGCGTATTCATCTTGTCGAAGCCTTGA
- a CDS encoding AgmX/PglI C-terminal domain-containing protein yields the protein MWSFLVAGLFAVFILGCGGNAPPPAREAPKPAAAATDEAQATPAARSEIGGLNEDAVARAFERMNDDVQNCFAKGTTKVSSLGGHVKMKLRIDQKGALKWAYMSESTLGDRDTEKCLLDAARAKSWPLPIGGDGLAERSYDVDPPSPVKELDAKKFKVAVSLVQKETAKCRKRGTWGTVFRVTAYLRYDGLPVSVGVAPPNEKGEDVVDCMIKIIKKVKFGGIGRRMGKLGFDLR from the coding sequence GTGTGGTCTTTCCTCGTCGCAGGGCTTTTTGCCGTCTTCATTCTGGGCTGCGGAGGCAACGCCCCGCCTCCCGCACGAGAAGCTCCGAAACCGGCAGCAGCAGCCACGGATGAAGCTCAGGCGACGCCCGCGGCGCGCTCGGAAATCGGAGGTCTCAACGAAGACGCCGTGGCTCGCGCGTTCGAACGAATGAACGACGACGTGCAGAACTGCTTCGCCAAAGGGACCACGAAAGTGAGCTCTCTCGGCGGGCACGTCAAGATGAAGCTGCGAATCGATCAAAAAGGAGCGCTCAAGTGGGCTTACATGAGCGAATCGACGCTGGGCGATCGCGACACTGAAAAGTGCTTGCTCGACGCAGCGCGAGCCAAATCGTGGCCCCTGCCCATTGGAGGCGATGGTTTGGCGGAGCGATCGTACGACGTCGACCCGCCATCGCCCGTCAAGGAGCTCGACGCGAAAAAATTCAAGGTCGCCGTGTCGCTCGTGCAAAAAGAAACGGCGAAGTGTCGCAAAAGGGGTACGTGGGGAACCGTATTTCGCGTAACCGCATACCTGCGTTACGATGGATTACCGGTCTCCGTGGGTGTCGCGCCACCCAATGAAAAAGGCGAAGACGTCGTCGATTGCATGATCAAAATCATCAAGAAAGTCAAATTCGGAGGGATTGGACGCCGCATGGGCAAACTCGGATTCGACTTGCGCTGA
- a CDS encoding DUF4403 family protein, translating into MSKPLLLAIATCVLTLGCGSAMPVYPSRPADSAAKPIADPTPSRVVLHATITGASLRESLEQAIPRTGQGTFPMLGTERQYTWRRGDLSVRFHQGRIGIDVHVDANADMPVSSLDVPLDVTIYAEPIVSSEYSAKLQSIDVTVQSEDRVIRAADAAADILPKIKSAIKSKLQDFSHDLLPTIAEAHDRIRRPMELPLGDATGCASLDVVGVEAGPTVLADGFEKDLALVVMPSVTIPCSPPDMTRELPRLANVASLPTGPFTVVTPIAARHDELAKAMSMVFTDGKLFFSKDHPKIYLEKPELYSSGEKIILKMHIGGPVEKYGISANLDGDLYLTGTPAVVDNELSIPDLEPTIETSNFLLGLKATKDADEIKRQARAALRLDISERLKAVKDKLSTDLSFAGGAGCVKAQVHKIEVSSVFVHNSYMRVYVTTNASASMYMPCP; encoded by the coding sequence ATGTCGAAGCCGCTGCTCCTTGCCATTGCTACCTGCGTCTTGACCCTCGGTTGCGGATCCGCCATGCCCGTGTACCCTTCGCGGCCCGCAGATTCCGCTGCAAAGCCCATCGCCGATCCGACCCCTTCACGCGTGGTTCTTCACGCGACGATCACCGGCGCGTCCCTTCGCGAGTCGCTCGAACAAGCCATTCCTCGCACCGGCCAAGGCACCTTCCCCATGCTCGGCACCGAACGCCAGTACACGTGGCGCCGCGGAGACTTGTCCGTGCGATTTCATCAAGGCCGCATCGGCATCGATGTTCATGTTGACGCCAATGCCGACATGCCCGTCAGCAGCCTCGACGTACCGCTCGATGTCACCATTTACGCCGAGCCCATCGTTTCAAGCGAATATTCGGCGAAGCTGCAATCCATCGACGTCACGGTGCAAAGCGAGGATCGCGTCATCCGAGCCGCCGACGCGGCCGCGGACATTCTGCCCAAAATCAAATCGGCCATCAAATCCAAGCTGCAAGACTTTTCGCATGACCTTCTTCCCACGATTGCCGAAGCGCACGATCGCATTCGTCGCCCCATGGAATTGCCCCTTGGCGACGCGACGGGTTGCGCATCGCTCGATGTCGTCGGCGTCGAAGCTGGACCGACGGTGCTTGCCGATGGCTTCGAAAAGGACCTCGCGCTCGTCGTGATGCCTTCGGTCACCATTCCCTGCTCGCCGCCCGACATGACCCGCGAATTGCCGCGCCTGGCAAACGTCGCGTCGCTGCCCACGGGTCCGTTTACGGTGGTCACCCCCATTGCCGCTCGTCACGACGAGCTCGCCAAAGCAATGAGTATGGTTTTCACGGACGGAAAACTCTTTTTCTCCAAAGATCACCCGAAGATATACTTGGAAAAACCCGAGCTGTATTCTTCGGGTGAAAAAATCATCCTCAAAATGCACATCGGCGGACCCGTTGAAAAATACGGCATCAGCGCCAACCTCGATGGCGACTTGTACCTCACGGGCACACCCGCGGTCGTCGACAACGAGCTCAGCATTCCCGATCTGGAGCCTACGATCGAGACGTCGAATTTTTTGTTGGGGCTCAAAGCAACGAAGGATGCCGACGAAATCAAGCGACAAGCACGAGCAGCTCTTCGACTGGACATCAGCGAACGCCTCAAGGCCGTCAAAGACAAACTGTCCACGGATCTATCGTTTGCCGGCGGCGCGGGGTGTGTCAAAGCGCAAGTGCACAAGATCGAGGTCAGCTCGGTCTTCGTACACAACAGCTACATGCGCGTTTACGTGACCACGAACGCGAGCGCATCCATGTACATGCCTTGTCCATGA
- a CDS encoding GNAT family N-acetyltransferase encodes MISFDPFPILETPRLVLRQLVPSDAETMFRTHSDPAVARYLGRDPDVDMEPTLRRLEQVFEAIREHTGIRWGITLRGDPTLMGTVGFWKWNKPHFYSEIGYELNPAYWNKGYMTEAVGAALRFGFDHMELHRVEANIDPANTGSRRVLEKLGFTREALFRENWFHGGRFTDSAIYGLLSREFPR; translated from the coding sequence ATGATTTCGTTCGATCCGTTTCCCATACTGGAAACACCTCGCCTCGTTTTGCGTCAGCTCGTGCCGTCCGATGCGGAAACGATGTTTCGTACGCACTCGGATCCTGCGGTTGCACGGTATCTCGGTCGTGATCCCGATGTGGACATGGAGCCGACGTTGCGGCGCCTGGAGCAAGTCTTCGAGGCCATTCGCGAGCACACGGGGATTCGCTGGGGCATCACGTTGCGCGGGGATCCGACGCTCATGGGCACGGTGGGGTTTTGGAAATGGAACAAGCCCCACTTCTACTCGGAAATCGGCTATGAGCTCAATCCCGCGTATTGGAACAAAGGGTACATGACCGAAGCGGTCGGTGCCGCTCTGCGATTTGGATTCGACCACATGGAGTTGCACCGCGTCGAAGCGAACATCGATCCGGCCAATACGGGGTCACGTCGCGTCCTTGAAAAGCTGGGTTTTACCCGGGAGGCGTTGTTTCGGGAGAATTGGTTTCACGGCGGGCGTTTTACCGACAGCGCCATTTATGGCTTGCTCAGCCGCGAATTTCCGCGCTGA
- a CDS encoding c-type cytochrome — protein MKTIGLFLVAASLVWTSGCSKSDGGGDAVDPAAQAEAAKIFMERCATCHGNNGTGDGAGAAALNPKPRNFQDPAWQASVTDEHIENIIKVGGTGVGKSAAMPPNPDLAGKDAVVKALRAKVRSFKR, from the coding sequence ATGAAAACCATCGGACTTTTTCTCGTTGCAGCATCGCTCGTTTGGACCAGCGGCTGCAGCAAATCGGACGGCGGAGGCGATGCCGTCGATCCTGCAGCGCAAGCGGAAGCTGCCAAAATATTCATGGAGCGTTGCGCGACCTGTCACGGGAACAACGGTACAGGAGACGGCGCGGGAGCAGCCGCTCTGAACCCGAAGCCGCGGAACTTCCAAGACCCCGCGTGGCAAGCGTCCGTGACCGATGAGCACATCGAAAACATCATCAAAGTGGGCGGTACGGGCGTTGGCAAGAGCGCCGCGATGCCTCCGAATCCCGACCTTGCAGGCAAAGACGCCGTCGTGAAAGCGCTCCGTGCCAAAGTTCGTAGCTTCAAACGCTAA
- a CDS encoding CHASE domain-containing protein: protein MSVVTAKLALLLTVSPGHATALWPPSGIALGVVLLWGYRIVPGVLLSMFLLSMNVDSRPALAAAGIALGCTAQAVVGAFLIRRFVGFPSPLVRQRDIFLFFALGGPVACLVSSTVAAGVLWTLGLIPPANVNFNWWTWWVGDSIGVLIFTPLVLIALAAPGGVWARRKTTVALPLLIALAGVTVLFVYANIRERQHQELVFEERSRILADDLTDQFHRYHEVMWSIARYFEGSEAVTRDEFQRFTEPTLERLPGIRGLSWNPRVSSSALENFETYVRQNGFNDFYVTQRDAKGRHVRVSERSEYFPVLYIAPMRGNGKAIGYDVSSDPSRAEALERALVRNEASATECIHLVQETGTQCGVLIFVPVYAQAGPFDTVEERRTHLRGYAAGIFRIDSMVDDVLHRSASSAFKLDVRVLDATEPGIERDLYTGRFAASVADAQSPLIRDIVDDVAGRRWILRIYASPEYMANLISWQSWMVGALGLAFAALLGAFLLILDSRTVELEATNAKLHEAVKAREEFLSIASHELRTPLTPLKLQLQSVLRLLAREDPAAGTHERVTKSLRAIDGQVDRLGRLVDDLLDASRISAGRMVLERQTVDLKQLLIDVLDRHRKELQSTATVAKLKAPEPVVGTFDRLRIEQVVTNLVTNAIKYAPGKPVHISLSAKNATAILVMRDEGPGIAPEDIGRIFERFERAVIPGYQGGLGLGLFIARQIVEAHGGTIQAESKLGQGATFTVVLPLSGEAARH, encoded by the coding sequence GTGAGCGTTGTCACAGCGAAGCTCGCGCTGCTCCTCACCGTCTCACCTGGACATGCAACGGCATTGTGGCCTCCTTCCGGGATAGCGCTTGGCGTGGTGCTGCTCTGGGGCTACCGCATCGTGCCGGGCGTGCTGCTCAGCATGTTTCTCCTCAGTATGAACGTCGATAGCAGACCGGCTCTAGCTGCCGCGGGCATCGCTTTGGGGTGTACGGCGCAAGCCGTGGTGGGAGCCTTTTTGATTCGACGATTCGTTGGGTTTCCAAGTCCGCTCGTACGGCAGCGAGATATTTTTCTCTTTTTTGCGTTGGGTGGCCCGGTCGCATGTTTGGTTTCGTCGACGGTAGCTGCGGGCGTGCTCTGGACATTGGGTCTGATTCCGCCAGCGAATGTCAATTTCAATTGGTGGACGTGGTGGGTGGGTGATTCCATTGGCGTGCTCATTTTCACGCCGCTCGTTCTCATTGCGCTTGCCGCGCCGGGCGGGGTGTGGGCGCGGCGCAAGACGACCGTGGCGCTTCCACTGCTCATTGCCTTGGCAGGCGTCACGGTGCTTTTCGTTTATGCAAATATTCGAGAACGCCAGCACCAGGAGCTCGTGTTCGAAGAGCGTAGCCGAATCCTCGCGGATGACTTGACCGACCAGTTTCATCGCTATCACGAGGTCATGTGGTCCATCGCCAGGTACTTCGAAGGGTCCGAGGCAGTGACTCGTGATGAATTTCAGCGTTTTACCGAGCCCACGCTCGAGCGCCTTCCCGGTATCAGAGGACTCAGTTGGAACCCCAGGGTTTCGAGCAGTGCGCTCGAAAATTTCGAGACATACGTTCGTCAAAATGGATTCAATGATTTTTACGTCACTCAACGCGACGCGAAAGGCCGTCACGTTCGAGTATCTGAGCGAAGTGAATATTTCCCCGTGCTTTATATCGCGCCAATGCGTGGCAATGGCAAAGCAATCGGGTACGATGTATCGTCCGATCCTTCGCGCGCGGAAGCTCTCGAGCGGGCGCTCGTGCGTAATGAAGCTTCTGCGACGGAGTGCATTCATCTCGTTCAGGAAACCGGTACGCAATGCGGTGTCCTGATTTTCGTTCCGGTGTATGCGCAAGCCGGCCCGTTCGACACGGTGGAAGAGCGGCGCACGCACCTGCGCGGCTATGCTGCCGGCATATTCCGCATCGACAGCATGGTCGACGACGTGCTGCACCGATCCGCTTCCAGCGCGTTCAAGCTCGACGTCCGTGTATTGGACGCAACCGAGCCCGGTATCGAACGTGATCTCTACACGGGGCGTTTTGCGGCCTCGGTTGCCGATGCGCAATCGCCGCTCATCAGGGATATCGTTGACGACGTCGCCGGGCGTCGGTGGATCTTGCGCATCTATGCATCACCAGAATACATGGCCAACCTCATTAGCTGGCAGTCGTGGATGGTCGGTGCCTTGGGCCTTGCATTTGCCGCTCTGCTAGGCGCGTTTCTGCTCATTCTCGATAGTCGCACCGTGGAGCTTGAAGCAACCAATGCGAAATTGCATGAAGCGGTCAAGGCCCGCGAAGAATTTCTGTCGATTGCATCGCACGAGCTCCGAACTCCGCTCACGCCGCTGAAACTGCAGCTTCAATCCGTTCTTCGGTTGCTCGCGAGGGAGGACCCTGCCGCCGGAACGCACGAGCGGGTCACGAAAAGTCTTCGAGCCATCGACGGTCAAGTCGATCGTCTGGGGCGACTCGTCGACGACCTGCTCGATGCATCGCGGATCAGTGCTGGACGAATGGTTTTAGAACGACAAACCGTGGACCTCAAACAATTGCTCATCGACGTGCTCGATCGGCATCGCAAGGAGCTTCAATCGACCGCAACCGTGGCGAAGTTGAAAGCACCCGAACCGGTCGTTGGAACCTTTGATCGCCTGCGAATCGAACAAGTCGTCACGAACCTCGTGACCAATGCCATCAAGTATGCTCCCGGCAAACCCGTGCACATTTCACTGTCTGCCAAAAATGCCACGGCAATCCTCGTCATGCGCGACGAAGGACCGGGCATTGCGCCCGAGGACATCGGCCGCATTTTCGAGCGATTCGAGCGAGCTGTGATACCCGGTTATCAGGGAGGGCTTGGCCTCGGCCTTTTTATCGCGCGGCAAATCGTCGAAGCACATGGAGGCACCATTCAAGCGGAAAGCAAGCTGGGGCAGGGGGCCACCTTCACCGTCGTACTTCCTCTGTCGGGGGAAGCCGCTCGACATTGA
- a CDS encoding c-type cytochrome has product MDTGIQVHFIHRRLVVVMGFALLVLAACGSPKAKREVVGGDPEQGKVAIKKYACGACHIIPGIEGAVGRESHPLYGFANRGDIAQTVVNTPENLVRWIRKPTDIRPRTRMPIMGVSEQEAKDIAAYLYTLDGE; this is encoded by the coding sequence GTGGATACGGGAATTCAGGTGCACTTCATACATCGACGTCTCGTGGTGGTGATGGGTTTCGCGCTTCTCGTGCTCGCAGCGTGCGGTTCGCCGAAAGCAAAGCGTGAAGTGGTTGGTGGTGATCCCGAGCAGGGGAAAGTGGCCATCAAGAAATATGCATGCGGCGCGTGCCACATCATTCCCGGCATCGAAGGGGCCGTCGGGCGCGAATCCCACCCGCTTTACGGCTTTGCCAATCGCGGTGACATTGCGCAAACCGTCGTCAATACGCCCGAAAACCTCGTGCGATGGATCCGCAAACCGACCGACATCAGGCCTCGCACCCGCATGCCCATCATGGGCGTCAGCGAGCAAGAAGCGAAGGACATCGCGGCATACCTGTACACGCTCGATGGGGAATGA